Proteins encoded in a region of the Zea mays cultivar B73 chromosome 2, Zm-B73-REFERENCE-NAM-5.0, whole genome shotgun sequence genome:
- the LOC103646103 gene encoding uncharacterized protein: MCESLTSLMPPSPPPSPPEYKHFCRVCNKGFTCGSALGGHMRAHGPASDVDGFGVVDDDDGSLDEEGVTRCPGADEWDDAVGTSATHAYALRANPNRLIRSCQLCKNCGKEFTSLELFLQHARCSRSEDEGGGGEEEQVGSPVPSSSSPPTNADGGGDEDPILATPWSKGKRSRRVGTTEEDPSTSTVGEEEDLAKCLVMLSSSKSNINDQEANVIATITKDDHHHQKQPIPFFTQSQESVVAALPSSPLVVPQYISPAPRGGVFECKACKKVFTSHQALGGHRASHKKVKGCFAAKFETSNATESTRHHQVVAVNIAKDGRNNDNGKAPAVDEIINAGASASASAHVPGGFATTIVDTNIGTSSDTPRSLYSSMALAPIVEHNPLVETTLAVAAAQFKKSTKMHECSVCHRLFTSGQALGGHKRCHWLTSNTSDPCNTVTASMIPSLTEDFVGGVVKQQFNLQPQPMVVDVPPPVLDLTIAPNATVAHLQPLAVAAPSNVNHQKKDATRKKYAIDAVMEEEEADSTPAKRAKISDLKDMVSMDGEPTKPWLQVGIGSSSAPGDDS, translated from the exons ATGTGTGAATCTCTAACGTCCCTG ATGCCACCGTCTCCGCCGCCATCACCGCCAGAGTACAAGCACTTCTGTCGAGTATGCAACAAGGGGTTCACGTGTGGCAGTGCGCTCGGTGGGCATATGAGAGCCCACGGCCCTGCTAGCGACGTCGACGGGTTCGGCGTCGTCGACGACGACGATGGCTCGCTCGATGAAGAGGGGGTCACGCGATGCCCCGGAGCAGATGAGTGGGACGACGCGGTTGGGACGTCGGCGACGCATGCGTATGCGCTCCGGGCGAATCCGAATAGGTTGATCAGGAGCTGTCAGCTGTGCAAAAACTGCGGGAAGGAGTTTACGTCATTGGAACTTTTCCTTCAGCATGCGAGATGCAGCAGATCAGAGgatgagggaggaggaggagaagaagAGCAGGTGGGTAGTCCGGTACCTTCGTCATCATCTCCCCCTACGAACGCTGATGGTGGTGGTGACGAGGATCCGATACTAGCAACCCCATGGTCGAAGGGAAAGAGATCACGTCGCGTTGGGACGACCGAGGAGGATCCTTCCACCAGCACCGTGGGAGAGGAGGAAGACCTCGCGAAATGTCTCGTTATGCTATCGTCTTCCAAATCCAACATTAATGACCAGGAGGCGAACGTTATCGCGACGATTACAAAAGACGATCATCATCATCAGAAGCAACCGATTCCTTTTTTCACACAATCACAAGAGTCAGTCGTAGCCGCACTGCCTTCTTCGCCACTCGTTGTGCCTCAATACATCTCACCCGCACCACGTGGAGGAGTTTTCGAGTGCAAGGCGTGCAAAAAGGTATTCACTTCACACCAGGCTCTTGGAGGCCACCGGGCTAGCCACAAGAAAGTCAAAGGGTGTTTCGCTGCCAAGTTCGAGACGAGCAATGCCACTGAATCAACACGCCATCATCAAGTGGTGGCCGTTAATATCGCCAAAGATGGAAGAAATAATGACAATGGCAAAGCTCCTGCTGTCGACGAAATCATCAATGCAGGTGCGAGTGCGAGTGCGAGTGCACATGTCCCAGGAGGTTTTGCTACCACTATCGTCGACACCAACATAGGGACAAGTTCCGACACGCCACGATCACTGTATTCTTCCATGGCGCTTGCGCCCATCGTCGAACACAATCCATTAGTTGAGACCACGCTCGCCGTTGCAGCGGCACAGTTCAAGAAAAGCACCAAAATGCATGAGTGTTCGGTATGCCACCGGCTGTTCACCTCTGGCCAAGCACTCGGTGGTCATAAGAGATGCCACTGGCTTACCTCAAACACATCAGACCCTTGTAACACGGTGACCGCCAGCATGATCCCGTCGCTAACGGAAGATTTCGTTGGCGGCGTAGTCAAACAGCAGTTCAACCTCCAGCCCCAACCAATGGTCGTGGACGTGCCTCCGCCAGTGCTCGACCTCACAATCGCGCCAAACGCAACCGTAGCGCACTTGCAGCCACTAGCTGTCGCAGCACCAAGCAATGTTAATCACCAGAAGAAGGATGCCACAAGAAAAAAATATGCCATCGATGCGGTGATGGAGGAGGAAGAGGCAGACAGCACACCAGCGAAGAGAGCTAAAATTAGCGACCTCAAAGACATGGTGAGCATGGATGGTGAGCCCACAAAGCCCTGGCTACAAGTTGGGATTGGTTCCTCGTCGGCACCAGGAGATGACAGTTGA
- the LOC103646104 gene encoding cyclin-P2-1, whose amino-acid sequence MATSELPSESDAFAFPCGDDGTTSPALSPPVVISVLASILERHIALNERAMAAASGLDQSAPGDKDDDDDSDPAAAAARKRARAFDGGTVLDMSLHAFLERFSRYAHVSPQVYVVAYAYLDRLRRGAGVRVVRANAQRLLTTAILVASKFVEDRNYRNSYFAAVGGLAAAELSALELDFLFLMQFRLNVCAGVFRSYCRHLEREVSHGGWYRVDRRLGRPLVCAGEARAQQRQAAAV is encoded by the coding sequence ATGGCAACGAGCGAGCTGCCGTCGGAGTCGGACGCGTTCGCCTTCCCGTGCGGGGACGACGGAACGACGTCACCGGCGCTGTCGCCGCCGGTCGTGATCTCAGTGCTCGCGTCCATCCTGGAGCGGCACATCGCCCTCAACGAGCGGGCCATGGCGGCCGCGAGCGGCCTCGACCAGTCGGCACCGGGAGacaaagacgacgacgacgactcggaCCCGGCGGCCGCGGCTGCGAGGAAGCGGGCGCGGGCGTTCGACGGCGGCACGGTGCTGGACATGAGCCTGCACGCGTTCCTGGAGCGCTTCTCCCGCTACGCGCACGTGTCGCCGCAGGTGTACGTGGTGGCGTACGCGTACCTGGACCGGCTCCGCCGCGGCGCCGGCGTGCGCGTCGTGCGCGCCAACGCGCAGCGCCTGCTGACCACGGCCATCCTCGTCGCGTCCAAGTTCGTGGAGGACCGCAACTACAGGAACTCCTACTTCGCGGCGGTGGGCGGGCTGGCGGCGGCGGAGCTGAGCGCCCTGGAGCTGGACTTCCTGTTCCTGATGCAGTTCAGGCTCAACGTGTGCGCCGGCGTGTTCCGGAGCTACTGCCGCCACCTGGAGCGggaggtgagccacggcggctggTACCGCGTCGACAGGCGGCTCGGCAGGCCGCTCGTCTGCGCCGGAGAAGCGCGGGCGCAGCAGCGGCAGGCGGCGGCAGTCTAG
- the LOC100283064 gene encoding acetylglutamate kinase, chloroplastic isoform X1 produces the protein MLLTKPYLSNSLLPVPSPPPSGPTLSSNHASPLAAPTCRRSRLRISATSTAAPSPSSAAAATASLSRVDVLSEALPFIQRFKGKTVVVKYGGAAMKSPELQASVIRDLVLLSCVGLRPVLVHGGGPEINSWLLRVGVEPQFRDGLRVTDALTMEVVEMVLVGKVNKNLVSLINIAGGTAIGLCGKDARLITARPSPNAAALGFVGEVSRVDATVLHPIIAAGHIPVIATVAADETGQAYNINADTAAGEIAAAVGAEKLLLLTDVSGILADRNDPGSLVKVVDIAGVRKMVADGKVAGGMIPKVECCVHALAQGVHTASIIDGRVPHSLLLEILTDEGTGTMITG, from the coding sequence ATGCTCCTCACGAAACCCTACCTCTCCAACTCGCTCCTTCCAGTCCCATCCCCGCCGCCGTCGGGCCCTACTCTCAGCTCCAACCATGCAAGCCCCCTTGCCGCCCCTACTTGCCGTCGCAGCCGCCTCCGCATCTCCGCCACATCCACGGCTGCGCCGTCTCCTTCGTCGGCTGCCGCTGCCACCGCGTCGCTGAGTCGAGTGGACGTGCTCTCGGAGGCGCTCCCTTTTATTCAGCGATTCAAAGGCAAGACGGTGGTGGTCAAGTACGGCGGTGCGGCGATGAAGTCCCCGGAGCTGCAGGCGTCCGTGATCCGCGATCTCGTGCTGCTCTCCTGCGTCGGCCTCCGCCCCGTGCTTGTTCACGGCGGCGGTCCGGAGATTAATTCCTGGCTGCTGCGCGTCGGCGTCGAGCCGCAGTTCCGCGACGGCCTCCGCGTCACGGACGCGCTCACCATGGAGGTCGTCGAGATGGTGCTAGTCGGGAAGGTCAACAAAAACCTTGTTTCCCTCATCAACATCGCGGGAGGCACCGCCATTGGTCTGTGCGGCAAGGACGCGCGCCTTATCACCGCTCGCCCGTCTCCAAATGCAGCGGCGCTGGGATTCGTCGGCGAGGTTTCGCGCGTGGACGCCACCGTCCTCCATCCCATCATCGCCGCGGGCCATATCCCGGTTATCGCCACCGTTGCCGCCGACGAGACTGGGCAAGCCTATAACATCAATGCTGATACGGCGGCTGGCGAGATTGCCGCTGCCGTGGGCGCCGAGAAGCTGCTGTTGCTCACAGATGTGTCTGGCATTTTGGCGGACCGTAATGACCCTGGGAGCCTGGTGAAGGTGGTCGACATTGCTGGGGTGCGGAAGATGGTGGCTGACGGGAAGGTAGCTGGTGGGATGATACCCAAGGTGGAGTGTTGTGTTCACGCCCTTGCACAAGGTGTACACACCGCAAGTATCATTGATGGGCGTGTTCCACACTCTCTTCTGCTTGAGATTCTCACAgacgagggcacaggcaccatgaTCACTGGCTGA